ttttctttcatcACTATTTACTACTTTGCTCCTATCTCAGAAAAAAAGGgttaaagaaagaaaatttacaactcaaaaaaataattttaagtaTAATTTAGTTgatctttttttcaaattaaatggATAAATCAACATCTATTAAAATACCTTAATCACTAgtataattcaaaaaaaaaaattataatcatTCACATTTCTCATACAAATGCTATTTTAAGTGCAGGGAATCACAATTTTTGAATGTTTAACATAACACGGATGAAAAATTAATGATTGGATACTTGTGCTATTTATATTTTCTCTaatatttttcttgatttattGCCCTTATACACATGTAACTTTTACCAAGAAAAGACAATTGGATCTTAAAATTTAAATCTCTTAAGTATGGTATATATAGGTAAAATCATATTCTAAAAGTTAACCTGCGACAAAATTGTCATTGAAAGCAAATGCAGAACCTTTACTCGATTTAATACAAGACACCACTATTTTATTATTCAAGCCAAGGGTGACATTTTATTCTTATTGGATATTCTCTTATTCTATAACTGATCGATTCAATACGAATTTTCTGACAAATGTGTTGACGTGGATCCACATTGGCATACAACTATTTCTGAATAAAAAAGAAGTTCACAAACTTATATTCAAACGGACCAAACCATGCAAACAATATATCATATTGGCATGTAGCATGGCATTTCGATTTGTAGGTAATtataaaattttagaaaaatataCGCTGACTTTTGACTgtacacaaaagaaaaaaaaaataatgaaatcgTACTAAGAAAAGATAAAACTTTCGATAGTTGTTTGTCTACTTGGATTAAAAAATTCAGATGTTTACCTTCCCGGAAAAGAGAagagttgatttttttttttaattgtagaTTAATAATCAATAGTTTTCTAATATATGAGAAATAAGGTTTAACGGAGCACAGTTCGAAACTAGTTGATAATGCGTTGCAGGATTCAAAATCTAAAATGCTGGTAAACTAACATAGGTAAAAATTTAACTCGTCTTCTGTCAAAttatgttataatttgtgtagTCTAAAGATTGGTTTATTTAAGCCGCAATTTATATTATCTTGATTACTACGTGAGAGAATCAAACGGATTAAATTTGGTATGATAAAAAATAAAGTTAATATGACATGAAATCTGACTTCACttgttattttttaaaagataaaattccTTCTATAAAGTAGAATTAAATTAATTACTTGTTTCGAATATACTTAATTCATACTATAGTTTATAGACAATACTGTTGAGGAATGTATGGATAAGGCAAGCACTTGGTGTTAGTTAGCTGTTATTTATAAACCATAGTTAGCTAACTAGAGTACATACTAGTAACTATAGTTGAGCTAGAGATTAGTTAGTATAAATATATGTTAGTTGGGTAGTTGTAATAGTTGTACAGTACACTTTCTCAATGGAACAGTGATATTTCCATTTCTTCTCCTCTCGTCTTCACCTTCATTCTTTTAGATCTGGATTACATGTTAGCTGAATTCGTCAATTCAACATGGTATCAAAGCGGATAATCGATCAAATCTAGGGTTCTTCACTGTGAATTTGCTGAAGAACGATAGATAAATCGATATTTTGCCTATTCTCTGTTTTTGGttcagaaaccctaattttctCCAATGGCGGTTGATGAAGTTGTGGATCAAAGCTCAATTGTGATTGATCACAATCATCCTCTGTATTTGCATCCATCTGATACACCTGGAGCGTTATCATTAGGTTTTCAGTTGATTGGAATGGAGAATTACACTATGTGGAGCCAAGCTATGGAGGTTTCACTGTTGACTCGCAACAAGCTGGGATTTATTGATGGAACCATTACACGCGACACTTATGGAGATAAGTATGCTAACTCTGGGATCGATGTAATGCTATAGTGAAATCATGGATTATGCATAATGTTAGTCGTGATTTGTTGAATGGTGTTCTATTTCACTCAAATGCATGTGCAATTTGGGCTGATCTGCGTGAACGTTTTGATAAGGTGAATGCTTCACGCATGTATTATCTTCACAGAGAAATCTTCACATTAACTCAAGGAATGACTAGTGTATCTGTGTATTACTCTAAACTGAAGGATCTCTGGGATGAATATGACCCGATAATGCCACCTCCTACTTATTGTGATAAGTCTAAAAAATTTGTAGATCACCAACAATATCAGCGACTATGGTAATTTCTGATGGGACTTAATGATAGTTACAGTCAAGCTTGTAGTCAAATTCTTATGAAGTCTAAAAGTCTCACTGTTAATCAAGCATATGCAATGATTTTGCAAGATGAAAGTCAGAAAATTGTGGCTGGTAATAGTTCATATGTTCCTGATTCATCAGATCCCACAGCCTTGTACTCATCAAAATTGGGgcaaaagatgaagaaaaactacAATTTGGAGTGTGACTATTGTAATATGAAAGGACATACAAGAGAAAACTACAatctgggtacgttcgaggaaGAACGTGTGTTTaggtgggggaggatgtaacgatccgaccggtcgtttagagcttttgcactttgatcgctagttctcgggcatgatttGCCCTGTGTAaggtattatgactgatgtagatcattggttttggtttttagggaaATCGGAATGAATTTAAAAGAATAGTctcagatgaaagctttgaatttgaaaggttggccaagagttgacttatttgtatatgagctcggaacgGAAttcttatgatttggttagcttcattgggtgatttatgacttaggagtgtgatcggaattgattttggaggttcggagtagaattaggcttgaattggcgaagttgagattttggcgattttcggttggtaggtgagattttaatccgggagtcagaatggaattccgagagttgcaatagcttcgttACGTCATTGTTTatatatgtgcaaaatttcaggtcattcggacgtggtttggttgggtttttgatcgaaaacgtatttcggaagttttagaaaacttaggcttgaattcgatctgaattgatggatttggcatTGTTGGAGGTGTTTTAATGatcggaacaagtttgaataaggtattgggttatgttaggacttttgattgaggtcccggaggcctcggggtgattccgGATGGCTAACGGAGAGGTTGGAACCTTGTTGCAGCAGCTAATATTGTTGCTTCTGATATCTCCGCACCTGCagatttggggaccgcaggtgcggtgccgcacatgcggaaggggagccgcagatgcgagaGTGGGCGTGATGAgcagtttccgcagaagcggtcaaggtggccgcatctgcgaagccgcagatgcggaatttaatcgcagatgcgattttggcTAGTAAGTGAGTGACCACAGAAGGGGTTggttggaccgcagatgcgaaaacccctgggcagaatgAATATATatcttccttcgcgatttttgaagggttaaACCATTTTTGCACTCGAAATTGGGAGCTTtcggcgattttgaagagaggaatcaaagagacttcatggaggtaaggattttggacttaaaacacattcctatggtagaatttcatgaattaaAGGTGTAATTAATGggtttaaagggctaaaaatggaggattagagcttgagtttaagaggcctttaatggaggatttgaggggtcatttgaactccgattttgatgttgttgatatgtatgaactcgtggggagataaggaatctaatgacgTAAAAAaattctgagtttcgagaagtgggtccggggctcgggttttgttaatttcaggatttttgatattttcgattgttttcgcttgggctttgctcccttaacatattgtgatgtattcattctgattttagatagattcaacgcgtgtggaggccgatttgaggggcaaaggcatcgcgagctagagatttcgccggttcgaggtgagtaatgattgtaaatgatactctgagggtttgaaacctcggattgcacatcgtagtgctatattgaggtgagacacgcactgataatgagcgtggggttgtttactattgggattgtgacttggtccgtcccaattgatgattttactgcgtatttgactaaaacctATTTGTtagcatcatgatttgggctgattgccatatttgggcttcgtgccaactatttgaaccctccagggatttttatcattatttcctcactgttttgacttattacttgaactcagtcctgttgatatttactgctttacaaactcagccattgttactcatatttgaaacttaaatgatgttttgggctgagaactactattttactaatgtccgaggggcttgtgatgattttcggactgagtgaggccaaaggccatatgtgaggatatgcttgggtcgtaagggacccctccggagtctgcaccctcacagtgagcgcgggtacccatcatgatctaagagtgagcccgaggggctgatattgttctgagagtgagcccgaggggatgatattattctgagagtgagcccgaggggctgatactattctgagagtgagcccaaggggctgatatgagtgattgtgaggtagcccgaagggctggtactgttctgagatattgcccgaggggcgaacttttatgtgttcatttttcacatttactagtcattttacctgttatactgtggtatttgtgcccgaggggcggattttctgtgcttatcggCACTAACTATTTTGCAAACATTGTGtaattgttgaaaaagtcattctcaaaagaggtttaaactgagctaagatatttctaaagatttcacagcttcactgcttttctcaaagggttttacactgcttctatatagcatgttggtttttttacgtgatttcttactgctcagttgttatttatctttactactcactgagttggagtactcactttaatcCATGTACCTCgtatgcagatgcaggtatttattcacccggtagcgggttatgGCTAATCGGaggcagagttatcggagtttagcaaggtgacTACCAGTGTTCGCAGCATCGCTTTTCTCCCTTTTCGTTCATTAGTCCTATTTTGTATGTTTCAggccttgtagttgtatttatactctatagatgctcgtgacttgtgacactctggtttgggctgtgtttgggttgtattccacACTTTGTAAAGAAATCTTTTGCTTAGTTTGTGGTTATTTAATCATACTAAAACTGTTTATTAGTATTAACTATTCTGAAAAGGAGAAATGGGTTagttggctagccttgtcttcacgagaggcgtcatcacgaccgggttcggtaatttgggtcgtgacaagttggtatcaaagcctaggttacataggtctcatgagtcatgagcaggtttagtagagtctcgcagatcggtacagagacgtctatattt
This genomic stretch from Nicotiana sylvestris chromosome 9, ASM39365v2, whole genome shotgun sequence harbors:
- the LOC138878537 gene encoding uncharacterized protein; the encoded protein is MAVDEVVDQSSIVIDHNHPLYLHPSDTPGALSLGFQLIGMENYTMWSQAMEVSLLTRNKLGFIDGTITRDTYGDNRDLLNGVLFHSNACAIWADLRERFDKVNASRMYYLHREIFTLTQGMTSVSVYYSKLKDLWDEYDPIMPPPTYCDKSKKFSKSLTVNQAYAMILQDESQKIVAGNSSYVPDSSDPTALYSSKLGQKMKKNYNLECDYCNMKGHTRENYNLGKSE